In a genomic window of Rhododendron vialii isolate Sample 1 chromosome 12a, ASM3025357v1:
- the LOC131310305 gene encoding ankyrin repeat-containing protein At5g02620-like — MRMGERINEAEITNVTSLHEINEFNLDRAVERFLNWTPLHVAASRGQQELFKELLSSSPELADALDSHQRSALHLASANGHNEIVKALTAVKPEMCLARDRDGANPLHVAAMRGKVEVLDELFEVNPHAGRAYRVDRGERETILHLCVKYNQLQFLSMLLKKYFKGEEFVNDTDSGGNTILHLAVADRRYEIIEYILNHTEIDVNATNARKQTARGILLLRQKNGTKPEGVDNDIQALFQNSIGESAGILDPMEIAQRKNGILVAAVLMATLLFQAAVAPPGGVWQEDKDGPHGHKSGGAVMASTYPKLFGSFLFCNMLGFFTSVITVFLIATDSLFKTKTFEEITYIATGTTMSSIGATYWISHAIFSPERTPPRVTVIKVLVFWCFISAAYLLFRGIARCVRDKKRRNYRAVEMVNRWHTNQV; from the exons AACTTCATTGCACGAAATCAATGAATTCAATCTTGATAGAGCTGTGGAGAGATTTCTCAACTGGACTCCTCTACATGTGGCTGCATCACGTGGGCAACAAGAGCTTTTCAAAGAACTATTGAGTAGTAGCCCAGAGCTTGCCGATGCTCTAGATTCGCATCAACGTTCGGCCCTTCACTTGGCATCGGCTAATGGACACAATGAGATTGTGAAAGCATTAACAGCGGTGAAACCAGAAATGTGCCTAGCTCGTGATCGAGACGGCGCAAACCCTCTTCATGTTGCAGCTATGAGAGGAAAGGTTGAGGTCTTGGATGAGTTGTTTGAAGTCAACCCCCATGCAGGTCGAGCTTATAGGGTGGacagaggagaaagagagactaTCTTACACTTGTGCGTCAAATATAACCAGCTACAGTTTCTTTCGATGTTGTTGAAGAAATACTTTAAAGGTGAGGAGTTTGTCAATGACACAGATAGCGGGGGCAACACTATACTACATCTTGCTGTTGCGGATCGAAGATACGAG ATTATCGAGTATATTCTTAACCACACGGAGATAGATGTAAATGCAACAAATGCACGCAAGCAAACAGCGAGGGGCATTCTACTTCttagacaaaaaaatggaaCGAAACCAGAGGGAGTAGACAATGACATTCAAGCCTTGTTTCAAAACTCCATTGGCGAAAGCGCTGGTATCCTCGATCCTATGGAAATAGCACagagaaaaaatggaattttagtTGCTGCTGTACTGATGGCAACCCTACTCTTTCAAGCAGCGGTGGCTCCACCCGGCGGTGTTTGGCAGGAGGATAAAGATGGTCCACATGGACACAAAAGTGGAGGAGCTGTGATGGCTTCTACTTACCCAAAGTTGTTCgggtctttcctcttttgtaaCATGTTGGGGTTTTTCACATCTGTAATCACAGTCTTTTTGATCGCGACTGACTCGCTCTTCAAGACAAAGACATTCGAGGAGATTACGTATATTGCTACCGGCACAACAATGTCGTCCATTGGAGCAACGTATTGGATTTCTCATGCCATATTCTCACCCGAAAGGACTCCCCCTCGCGTTACTGTAATAAAGGTACTAGTTTTTTGGTGCTTCATTTCAGCGGCTTACCTCCTATTCCGCGGGATAGCAAGATGTGTGCGcgacaaaaagagaagaaattacAGGGCCGTGGAGATGGTTAACAGATGGCATACTAATCAAGTTTAA
- the LOC131310304 gene encoding ankyrin repeat-containing protein At5g02620-like, whose product MGERLNEAEINENVTSLHEGNEFNLEGAMMKCFNWTPLHVAASRGQQELFQKLLHSNPELAKALDSQQQSLLHLASANGHIEIVKALIQVRPEMCLARDRDGTNPLHIAAMRGKLEVLDELVKANPHAARARVDRGERETILHLCVKYNQLKFLSILLEKYFKGKEFVNTKDNAGNTILHLAVVARRFEIIEYVLSHTEIDVNAINACNQTAMDILLLGQKKGSKPEGVDKDIEALLQNYHAKRVDILIDPTEITEKRNGFIVAAVLMATLAFQAGVAPPGGVWQDDSDGHKSGGAVMASNYPRMYEVFLYCNLVGFSSSLGTLVLVLTDLPFKKRRYLLLAAITIGTTITSIAIAYALSLVVVSPVLKPDRRIMRLATVVECILSLTLAALMVLFLLKKKRRNRAAETVNRLSLTNQASVNEANV is encoded by the exons atgggggaGAGGCTCAATGAAGCCGAGATCAATGAAAACGTAACTTCATTGCACGAAGGCAATGAATTCAATCTTGAAGGAGCTATGATGAAATGTTTCAATTGGACTCCTCTACATGTGGCTGCATCACGTGGGCAACAAGAGCTTTTCCAAAAACTGTTGCACAGCAATCCAGAGCTTGCCAAAGCTTTAGATTCGCAACAACAATCCCTCCTTCACTTGGCATCGGCTAATGGACACATTGAGATCGTGAAAGCATTAATTCAAGTAAGACCAGAGATGTGCCTAGCTCGTGATCGAGACGGTACAAACCCTCTTCACATTGCAGCTATGAGAGGAAAGCTCGAGGTCTTGGATGAGTTGGTTAAAGCTAATCCCCATGCTGCTCGAGCTAGGGTGGacagaggagaaagagagactaTCTTACACCTATGCGTCAAATATAACCAGCTAAAGTTTCTATCGATATTGTTGGAGAAATACTTTAAAGGTAAGGAGTTTGTCAATACCAAAGATAATGCTGGCAATACCATACTACATCTTGCTGTTGTGGCTCGAAGATTCGAG ATTATCGAGTACGTTCTCAGTCACACGGAAATTGATGTAAATGCAATTAATGCATGCAATCAAACAGCGATGGACATTCTACTTCTTGGacaaaaaaaaggttcaaaacCAGAAGGGGTAGACAAAGACATTGAAGCCTTACTTCAAAACTACCATGCTAAAAGAGTTGATATCCTGATCGATCCTACGGAAATAACAGAGAAAAGGAATGGATTTATAGTTGCTGCTGTACTAATGGCAACCCTAGCCTTTCAGGCAGGAGTGGCTCCTCCGGGCGGTGTTTGGCAAGACGATTCAGATGGACACAAAAGTGGAGGAGCCGTGATGGCTTCTAATTACCCAAGGATGTACGAGGTCTTCCTCTATTGTAACTTAGTCGGCTTTTCGTCATCTCTAGGCACACTCGTTTTGGTCCTGACTGACTTGCCCTTCAAGAAAAGGAGATATTTGCTGTTGGCGGCTATCACTATTGGCACAACAATCACATCCATTGCAATAGCGTATGCGCTTTCTCTTGTCGTGGTCTCACCGGTACTGAAACCGGACAGGAGAATAATGCGTCTTGCTACTGTAGTTGAATGTATTCTTTCCCTTACATTAGCAGCTCTTATGGTATTGTTCTTGctcaagaaaaagagaagaaatagGGCCGCGGAGACGGTTAACAGACTTAGCCTTACTAATCAAGCTTCAGTAAACGAGGCTAATGTTTGA
- the LOC131310307 gene encoding ankyrin repeat-containing protein At2g01680-like: protein MCLARNRDGANPLHVAAMRGKVEVLDQLLQANPHAARARVFNGGSKTILHLCIGYNQPHCLRILLEKYFKDEEFVNAKDNMDNTILHLAVADRSYEMVAHVLFSTKIDVNAINAKKQTAMDILFEKEKGTQPEGSGGILLELLKICDAKTARQAHDILDPTEIAQKRNGILVAAALMATLGFQAGMAPPGGVWQEDKDGHQSGKAVMASNYPILYSFFLCFNILGFISSLATLVLMITNMPFKAGRYTRWTFISMSTTITSIAIAYSISLVVVSPPLRRGPMIKTALAPAASVILLLLLIAIIAANIKRVYRAVERAVKSVEWAKFYSWVRASAKSAVQNCRRRAANRV, encoded by the exons ATGTGTCTAGCTCGTAATCGAGACGGTGCAAACCCTCTTCATGTTGCAGCAATGAGAGGAAAGGTCGAGGTCTTGGATCAGTTGCTTCAAGCTAACCCCCATGCAGCTCGAGCTAGGGTTTTCAATGGTGGAAGTAAGACTATCTTACACCTATGCATCGGATATAATCAGCCACATTGTCTACGGATATTGTTGGAGAAATACTTTAAAGATGAGGAGTTTGTCAATGCCAAAGATAATATGGACAACACTATACTACACCTTGCTGTTGCGGATCGAAGTTACGAG ATGGTCGCGCATGTTCTCTTCAGCACGAAAATTGATGTAAATGCAATTAATGCAAAGAAACAAACAGCGATGGACAttctatttgaaaaagaaaagggaacgCAACCAGAAGGGTCAGGCGGAATTCTTCTAGAGTTACTTAAAATCTGCGATGCTAAAACAGCACGCCAGGCTCATGATATCCTCGATCCTACGGAAATAGCACAGAAAAGGAATGGTATTTTAGTTGCTGCTGCACTAATGGCAACCTTAGGCTTTCAAGCAGGGATGGCCCCTCCGGGCGGTGTTTGGCAAGAAGATAAAGATGGACACCAAAGTGGAAAAGCCGTGATGGCTTCTAATTACCCAATTCTGTACTCCTTCTTCCTCTGTTTTAACATTCTCGGCTTTATCTCATCTCTAGCGACACTCGTTTTGATGATCACTAACATGCCATTCAAGGCAGGAAGATATACGCGGTGGACGTTTATCTCTATGAGCACAACAATCACATCCATCGCAATAGCGTATTCGATTTCTCTTGTGGTGGTCTCGCCGCCACTGAGACGGGGGCCGATGATAAAGACTGCCCTTGCGCCAGCAGCTTCTGTCATACTCCTGTTGTTATTGATAGCAATAATTGCGGCCAACATAAAGAGAGTATACAGGGCCGTGGAGAGGGCCGTGAAAAGTGTTGAATGGGCTAAGTTCTATTCCTGGGTCCGGGCGTCGGCTAAGTCGGCCGTGCAGAATTGCAGACGTCGGGCCGCTAATCGAGTTTAG